From a region of the Paenibacillus segetis genome:
- a CDS encoding stage V sporulation protein D, translating into MKNSKVILRRRLLWLLLLLSLLFVALAVRLAYVQLGKGAELSAKAEDSWRRNIPFSAKRGEISDRNGITLAYNITTPTVMAIPVQIKSPETTARSLAPLLGMSEEAILKSITKRQSIVRLQPGGRKITMEKAQKIRDLNLPGIVVAEDNKRYYPYGGLAAHILGFTGSYNQGLTGLESKYNSQLSGMNGSVSYLSDAGGRLMPGTSEKYEEPKDGLSLQLTIDKSIQSIIERELDDAMARLQANSALSIAMNPKTGEILGMASRPGYEPAQYQEYSSEVYNRNLPIWMTYEPGSTFKIITLAAALEEKKVDLLHDQFFDPGYTKVGGATLRCWKKGGHGSQTFLQVVENSCNPGFVALGQRLGKETLFKYIKDFGFGTKTGIDLSGEENGILFKLSQVGPVELATTAFGQGVSVTPIQQITAVSAAINGGKLYKPYVAKSWTNTDTGEVVESMEPQLVRQVISEETSKQVRTALESVVANGTGGNAFIDGYRVGGKTGTAQKVINGRYSPNEHIVSFIGFAPADDPQIVVYTAVDNPQGIQFGGVVAAPIVRNILADALEYMKVPARQDQVVKKYKYGETPIVTVPNLIGETASDIYEDMNMNFNLAKSGAGSVVINQAPKAGARVEKGSTIRIYMGSESEAEQGHDHNE; encoded by the coding sequence ATGAAGAATTCCAAGGTTATACTCAGACGGAGGCTGCTGTGGCTTCTGCTGTTGCTAAGTTTACTGTTTGTAGCTCTTGCCGTGCGTCTTGCGTATGTACAGCTAGGAAAAGGCGCTGAATTGTCTGCTAAAGCGGAGGATTCATGGCGCCGTAACATTCCTTTCTCTGCAAAACGGGGAGAGATTAGCGATCGAAACGGCATTACGCTTGCTTATAATATAACTACACCAACAGTCATGGCCATTCCTGTGCAGATTAAGTCTCCGGAAACAACAGCCCGGAGTCTTGCACCACTATTAGGTATGAGCGAAGAAGCAATATTGAAAAGTATTACAAAGAGACAATCTATAGTCAGGTTACAACCCGGCGGACGCAAAATTACGATGGAAAAAGCGCAAAAAATTCGTGATTTGAATCTTCCGGGTATTGTTGTTGCCGAAGATAACAAAAGGTATTATCCTTATGGAGGGCTTGCTGCTCATATTCTCGGATTTACGGGTAGCTACAATCAGGGATTAACAGGTCTAGAGAGCAAATATAATAGTCAGCTCAGTGGTATGAATGGAAGTGTGTCCTATTTATCAGATGCAGGTGGAAGACTTATGCCAGGAACTTCGGAGAAGTATGAGGAACCGAAGGATGGACTAAGTCTACAACTGACGATTGATAAATCGATTCAGAGTATTATAGAACGTGAGCTAGATGACGCGATGGCTAGACTACAAGCGAATTCAGCACTCTCTATTGCTATGAATCCGAAGACGGGAGAAATACTCGGGATGGCATCTAGACCGGGATATGAGCCTGCGCAATATCAAGAGTACTCATCTGAAGTATACAATCGTAACTTGCCGATTTGGATGACCTATGAGCCAGGGTCAACTTTCAAGATCATTACACTTGCTGCTGCTCTAGAGGAGAAGAAAGTTGATTTGCTTCATGATCAATTTTTTGATCCGGGATATACAAAGGTAGGTGGGGCGACACTGCGATGCTGGAAAAAAGGTGGTCATGGTAGCCAGACATTTCTTCAAGTCGTAGAGAACTCCTGCAATCCAGGATTTGTGGCACTCGGTCAACGTTTGGGTAAGGAGACTCTGTTCAAATATATCAAAGATTTCGGCTTTGGTACGAAAACAGGGATTGATCTCTCCGGTGAAGAGAATGGGATCCTATTTAAATTATCTCAAGTGGGACCTGTGGAATTAGCAACGACTGCGTTTGGGCAAGGTGTGTCTGTGACCCCAATTCAACAAATCACTGCTGTCTCCGCAGCAATTAATGGTGGGAAGTTATATAAACCATATGTTGCGAAGTCTTGGACTAATACGGATACGGGCGAAGTGGTCGAGAGTATGGAGCCACAGTTAGTCCGTCAGGTTATTTCCGAGGAGACATCCAAGCAAGTTCGTACCGCATTGGAGAGCGTGGTGGCTAATGGAACCGGAGGAAATGCATTTATTGATGGATATCGAGTTGGTGGGAAAACAGGTACGGCTCAGAAAGTTATAAACGGACGGTATTCACCCAATGAACATATCGTTTCATTTATCGGCTTTGCACCTGCCGATGATCCACAAATCGTCGTTTATACGGCTGTGGATAATCCACAAGGAATTCAATTTGGTGGTGTAGTCGCTGCTCCTATCGTTCGTAACATACTTGCGGATGCCCTAGAGTATATGAAAGTTCCGGCTCGCCAGGACCAGGTAGTTAAGAAGTATAAATATGGGGAGACACCGATTGTTACGGTTCCTAATTTAATAGGTGAGACGGCCTCGGATATCTATGAGGATATGAATATGAACTTTAACCTTGCTAAATCGGGTGCAGGATCTGTAGTCATTAATCAGGCACCTAAGGCTGGTGCAAGGGTAGAAAAGGGCTCAACCATTCGAATTTATATGGGCAGTGAGTCTGAAGCAGAGCAGGGTCACGATCATAATGAGTAA
- a CDS encoding penicillin-binding transpeptidase domain-containing protein yields MIKRIKLRTLLIGGIITLFFALLVGKVFVIQIVQADFWQEHAEELWSKKKVLPASRGVIMDRNGDVLALDAPAYTVAVNPKVINQYNLQDEIVKGLSEILGKKEDELRTLVNAKKENGEFYPQREVRKEGWKIDQDLRDQVEKFKNELMEAHKLEDVGITLIKEQKRYYPKNSLAAHILGYTDREGNAVSGLEAYYDEELKGQNGSIEYKSDGRGIEIPKASEVYTPAKNGKTLQLTIDDTIQYYIEQAMKEAYDELDPISMTVIAADPNTMEILGMANLPTYNPNEFWVNVDQKNFYNHAIKSVYEPGSTFKIVTLAGAVQEGLFEPNATFMSGSIRVPGQTIHDVKRSGWGPISYLEGVKRSSNVAFVKLGYEMLGPDRLKEYVDNFGFGQKTGIELPGELKGTVDPVQQADFAAMSYGHGKLLVTPLQQIVGVSAVANGGKLLEPHLVKSITDPLTGEKIETQTNVVRQVITPETAKEVSGILEQVVSDQKIGTGRHAYIDGYRVAGKTGTAVKPVKGVYDYTKQVVSFIGYAPVDDPKIAVIVVIDEPKNSDLGGGAIAAPVFKKIVNQSLQYMGVPKKLDDSAKKNEQSAGQKAPDLKGLSVIEAKKVLSSKGISYATLGKGSDLVSQFPKAGTLLKAGQHMYLLTEEGKNMKIPDLKGESLRDAMELLSVLQVSVKAEGEGFVASQTLSEENGQRVVTLILEPPDQNEKTEESDSSGAPEDVTGDSP; encoded by the coding sequence CTAATAGGGGGAATAATAACCCTCTTTTTTGCATTGCTAGTAGGAAAAGTGTTTGTGATCCAAATCGTTCAGGCTGATTTTTGGCAGGAACATGCGGAGGAGCTTTGGTCTAAGAAGAAAGTATTACCTGCTTCACGTGGGGTAATCATGGATCGAAATGGAGATGTCCTTGCCCTTGATGCACCAGCATATACCGTAGCAGTGAATCCGAAGGTTATTAATCAATACAATCTTCAGGATGAAATTGTGAAAGGGCTTAGTGAAATCTTAGGTAAAAAGGAAGATGAGTTAAGAACACTAGTTAATGCAAAGAAAGAGAATGGTGAATTCTATCCTCAACGAGAAGTTCGTAAAGAGGGATGGAAGATTGATCAAGATTTAAGAGATCAGGTAGAAAAGTTCAAAAACGAGCTCATGGAGGCTCATAAGTTAGAAGACGTTGGTATTACGTTGATTAAGGAACAGAAGCGATATTACCCGAAGAACAGTCTAGCTGCTCATATATTGGGCTATACGGATCGTGAAGGCAATGCGGTGTCAGGGCTTGAAGCGTATTATGATGAAGAACTAAAGGGTCAGAATGGCTCGATTGAATATAAAAGTGATGGCAGAGGCATTGAGATTCCCAAAGCGAGTGAGGTCTATACACCTGCTAAGAACGGGAAGACTTTGCAATTAACTATTGACGATACGATTCAATATTATATAGAGCAAGCTATGAAGGAAGCATATGATGAGCTTGATCCCATAAGTATGACAGTAATTGCTGCTGATCCGAATACAATGGAAATTCTTGGCATGGCCAATTTACCTACTTATAATCCTAATGAATTCTGGGTAAATGTCGATCAGAAGAACTTTTATAATCATGCGATTAAATCCGTGTACGAGCCAGGCTCCACGTTCAAGATCGTGACATTGGCTGGCGCGGTGCAAGAGGGATTATTTGAACCTAATGCGACGTTTATGTCAGGTAGTATTCGAGTGCCAGGGCAGACCATCCATGATGTTAAAAGGTCAGGTTGGGGACCTATAAGTTATTTAGAGGGAGTTAAGCGCTCCAGTAACGTTGCTTTTGTAAAATTAGGATATGAAATGCTCGGCCCTGATCGGTTAAAGGAGTATGTCGATAACTTCGGTTTTGGACAAAAGACGGGGATTGAGTTACCAGGAGAGTTAAAAGGAACAGTTGATCCAGTCCAGCAGGCTGACTTTGCGGCGATGTCCTATGGTCACGGGAAATTGCTGGTAACCCCGCTGCAACAAATCGTTGGGGTGTCTGCTGTAGCTAATGGCGGCAAACTACTGGAACCACATCTTGTGAAGTCAATTACCGACCCGCTGACGGGGGAAAAAATAGAGACCCAAACAAATGTCGTCCGCCAGGTGATCACGCCTGAGACGGCTAAGGAAGTTAGTGGAATATTGGAACAGGTCGTATCGGACCAGAAGATCGGAACAGGTCGACATGCTTATATCGATGGGTACCGTGTTGCTGGTAAAACAGGTACCGCCGTGAAACCGGTTAAAGGAGTATATGACTACACGAAACAGGTAGTTTCTTTTATCGGTTACGCTCCAGTAGATGATCCAAAAATTGCTGTAATTGTTGTAATCGATGAACCCAAAAATTCGGATCTTGGTGGTGGAGCAATTGCAGCACCTGTGTTCAAGAAGATTGTAAATCAATCCCTACAATATATGGGAGTACCTAAGAAACTGGATGATTCAGCTAAAAAGAATGAACAAAGCGCAGGGCAAAAAGCACCGGATTTAAAAGGTCTTTCCGTAATTGAAGCTAAAAAAGTACTTTCAAGCAAAGGGATATCGTATGCAACTTTAGGCAAAGGCTCGGATCTTGTCTCTCAATTTCCAAAAGCCGGGACGTTGCTAAAGGCAGGGCAACATATGTATCTGCTAACTGAAGAAGGAAAAAATATGAAAATACCGGATTTGAAGGGTGAATCGTTGCGTGATGCAATGGAGCTATTATCCGTTCTGCAAGTTTCGGTTAAGGCTGAGGGAGAAGGGTTTGTTGCTTCCCAAACTTTGAGTGAGGAGAATGGTCAAAGGGTAGTCACTCTAATCTTGGAACCACCTGATCAGAATGAGAAAACCGAGGAAAGTGATTCGTCAGGAGCCCCTGAGGATGTAACTGGGGACTCTCCATAG